In Zingiber officinale cultivar Zhangliang chromosome 3B, Zo_v1.1, whole genome shotgun sequence, a single window of DNA contains:
- the LOC122056264 gene encoding glucosamine 6-phosphate N-acetyltransferase-like, whose amino-acid sequence MDERPVKCDSQEDDLIPSLRCLEISDNAKGFVDLLSQLSSATTPLTDADFRARFAELAALCDNHFVVVAEDRSSGRIVATGSVFVERKFLRGGGKVGHIEDVVVDSAFRGRHLGQRVVGFLRDYAKAAGCYKVILNNTTDLRSFYEKCGFTEKNIQMACYF is encoded by the coding sequence ATGGACGAGCGACCGGTGAAGTGCGATAGCCAGGAAGACGATCTTATCCCCTCTCTCCGCTGTCTTGAGATCTCCGATAACGCCAAGGGCTTCGTGGATCTTCTCTCCCAGCTCAGCTCCGCCACTACGCCTCTCACGGACGCTGATTTCCGCGCTCGCTTCGCCGAACTCGCCGCCCTCTGTGACAACCACTTCGTCGTCGTCGCGGAGGACCGATCCAGCGGAAGAATAGTCGCCACCGGTAGCGTCTTCGTGGAGCGGAAGTTCCTCCGCGGTGGAGGGAAGGTCGGCCACATCGAGGACGTCGTCGTCGATTCCGCCTTCCGCGGCAGGCACCTGGGGCAGCGGGTGGTCGGGTTCCTTCGGGATTACGCCAAGGCTGCCGGTTGCTACAAGGTCATTCTCAATAACACGACGGATCTGAGGTCCTTCTACGAGAAGTGCGGTTTCACTGAGAAGAACATCCAGATGGCCTGCTACTTCTGA